One genomic region from Halorussus rarus encodes:
- a CDS encoding glycine zipper 2TM domain-containing protein — MRARIKRILNRAEYAAVGAAVGGALGGLISRNAASTAAGIGALVGATIGEKRGSVDAAVTRVTDNTSRPVKRLRGK; from the coding sequence ATGCGAGCACGAATCAAGCGGATTCTGAATCGAGCGGAGTACGCCGCCGTCGGGGCCGCGGTCGGGGGTGCGCTCGGCGGACTGATCAGCCGGAACGCCGCCAGCACCGCGGCGGGAATCGGTGCGCTCGTCGGCGCGACAATCGGCGAGAAGCGCGGCTCGGTCGACGCGGCCGTCACCCGGGTGACGGACAACACGAGCCGCCCCGTGAAACGGCTCCGGGGGAAGTGA
- a CDS encoding ArsR/SmtB family transcription factor, with protein sequence MQRRIDRVCRALAHPLRRELLCLLSGRDDHVAEFEELLDRMDDPPADRSAERLEAAAHHEHLPLLREAGLVEYDPRTGTVRYRDPPPASELVEVVLEEHREPSD encoded by the coding sequence ATGCAGCGTCGCATCGACAGGGTCTGCCGGGCGCTGGCTCACCCGCTCCGGCGGGAGCTGCTGTGCCTGCTGTCCGGCCGAGACGACCACGTCGCCGAGTTCGAGGAACTGCTCGACCGGATGGACGACCCGCCGGCGGACCGGTCGGCCGAGCGGCTCGAGGCGGCGGCCCACCACGAGCACCTGCCGCTGCTGCGGGAGGCGGGCCTGGTCGAGTACGACCCCCGGACTGGGACGGTCCGCTATCGGGACCCGCCGCCGGCGTCGGAACTGGTCGAGGTCGTCCTCGAAGAACACCGCGAGCCGAGCGACTGA